The Agrococcus carbonis genome has a window encoding:
- a CDS encoding oxidoreductase produces the protein MSRLFTPVDVGPIRVRNRAWVSPMCQYSCDAQDGVPHDWHREHLTSFARGGAGLVMTEAAAVVPEGRISPQDAGIWDDAQAEAWAPIAERIRAHGAVPAMQLAHAGRKASTYRPWSGRGSVPVAEGGWEAVGAGADAFGRFAPPRALSGTEVEALPDAFAHGARRAVDAGFDVVEVHAAHGYLLHQFLSPLTNSRGDRWGADERGLRTALLREVVAAVRAAVPHAGLMVRLSAADWVDGGIDTAMTIEHVRVAMEAGADWFDLSSGGLDPRQEIPLGPGYQVRFARDVREATGASVNAVGLIDTPALAEQVLADGDADAVMLGRPWLRDPHWALLAEAELDGEPDDSVWPAQYTRARVVG, from the coding sequence GTGAGCCGCTTGTTCACGCCCGTCGACGTCGGGCCCATCCGGGTCCGCAACCGGGCATGGGTCTCGCCCATGTGCCAGTACTCGTGCGACGCGCAGGACGGCGTGCCGCACGACTGGCACCGCGAGCACCTGACCTCCTTCGCCCGCGGCGGCGCGGGCCTTGTGATGACCGAGGCGGCCGCCGTCGTGCCCGAGGGCCGCATCTCGCCGCAGGACGCCGGCATCTGGGACGACGCGCAGGCCGAGGCCTGGGCGCCGATCGCCGAACGCATCCGCGCCCACGGCGCCGTGCCGGCGATGCAGCTCGCGCACGCGGGCCGCAAGGCGTCGACCTACCGCCCGTGGTCGGGACGCGGCAGCGTGCCCGTCGCCGAGGGCGGCTGGGAGGCCGTCGGGGCGGGGGCGGATGCGTTCGGCCGGTTCGCGCCGCCGCGCGCGCTGAGCGGCACCGAGGTCGAGGCGCTGCCGGATGCGTTCGCCCACGGCGCGCGCCGCGCCGTCGACGCGGGCTTCGATGTCGTCGAGGTGCACGCCGCCCACGGCTACCTGCTGCACCAGTTCCTCTCGCCGCTCACGAACTCCCGCGGCGACCGGTGGGGCGCCGACGAGCGGGGGCTCCGCACGGCGCTGCTGCGCGAGGTCGTCGCGGCGGTGCGCGCGGCGGTTCCGCACGCGGGCCTCATGGTGCGGCTGAGCGCCGCCGACTGGGTCGACGGCGGCATCGACACCGCGATGACGATCGAGCACGTGCGCGTGGCGATGGAGGCCGGCGCCGACTGGTTCGATCTCTCCTCCGGCGGGCTCGACCCGCGGCAGGAGATCCCGCTCGGCCCCGGCTACCAGGTGCGCTTCGCCCGCGACGTGCGCGAGGCGACCGGCGCGAGCGTCAACGCGGTCGGGCTGATCGACACGCCGGCGCTCGCCGAGCAGGTGCTCGCCGACGGCGATGCGGATGCGGTGATGCTCGGTCGCCCGTGGCTGCGCGATCCGCACTGGGCGCTCCTGGCGGAGGCCGAGCTCGACGGGGAGCCGGACGACTCGGTCTGGCCCGCGCAGTACACGCGGGCGCGCGTCGTCGGCTGA
- a CDS encoding acyl-CoA dehydrogenase family protein, with translation MTIDLSTYALSDEELDLAGAVRDFADKVVAPVSYEADRTKTLPMDVVAQMGELGLFGIPFPEDHGGQGGDYFALCLAIEALARVDQSIAITLEAGVSLGAMPIYRFGSAEQQAELLPPLLAGEALAGFGLTEPEAGSDAGATRTTARLDGDEWVINGAKQFITNSGTPITRFVTVTAVTGEADGRKEISTIIVPNGTRGFTVEAAYDKVGWHASDTHPLTFSDARVPAANLLGERGRGFAGFLHILDEGRIAIAALATGAAEGCLDDAVDYAGKRTVFGEPLSSRQNVQFVLARMQSRVHTARLAWHQAARLRDAGKPYKTEAAIAKLVASEAAMDNARDATQIFGGNGFMNEYSVARHYRDSKILEIGEGTSEVQLLVIARALGVA, from the coding sequence ATGACGATCGATCTGTCCACCTACGCCCTCAGCGACGAGGAGCTCGACCTCGCCGGCGCCGTGCGCGACTTCGCCGACAAGGTGGTCGCCCCGGTGAGCTACGAGGCCGACCGCACGAAGACGCTCCCGATGGACGTCGTGGCGCAGATGGGCGAGCTTGGCCTGTTCGGCATCCCGTTCCCCGAGGACCACGGCGGGCAGGGCGGCGACTACTTCGCGCTGTGCCTCGCGATCGAGGCGCTCGCGCGGGTCGACCAGTCGATCGCCATCACGCTCGAGGCGGGCGTGAGCCTCGGCGCCATGCCCATCTACCGCTTCGGCAGCGCCGAGCAGCAGGCCGAGCTGCTGCCGCCGCTGCTCGCGGGCGAGGCGCTCGCGGGCTTCGGCCTCACCGAGCCCGAGGCCGGCAGCGACGCGGGCGCGACCCGCACGACCGCGCGCCTCGACGGCGACGAGTGGGTCATCAACGGCGCCAAGCAGTTCATCACCAACTCGGGCACGCCGATCACCCGCTTCGTGACCGTCACCGCCGTCACGGGCGAGGCCGACGGCCGCAAGGAGATCTCGACGATCATCGTGCCGAACGGCACGCGGGGCTTCACGGTCGAGGCCGCCTACGACAAGGTCGGCTGGCACGCCTCCGACACGCATCCGCTGACCTTCTCCGACGCGCGCGTGCCCGCGGCGAACCTGCTGGGCGAGCGGGGCCGCGGCTTCGCGGGCTTCCTGCACATCCTCGACGAGGGGCGCATCGCGATCGCGGCGCTCGCGACCGGCGCGGCAGAGGGCTGCCTCGACGACGCCGTCGACTACGCCGGCAAGCGCACCGTCTTCGGCGAGCCGCTCTCGAGCCGCCAGAACGTGCAGTTCGTGCTCGCCCGCATGCAGTCGCGCGTGCACACCGCACGGCTCGCGTGGCACCAGGCGGCGCGCCTCCGCGACGCCGGCAAGCCCTACAAGACCGAGGCGGCGATCGCGAAGCTCGTCGCGAGCGAGGCGGCGATGGACAACGCGCGCGACGCGACGCAGATCTTCGGCGGCAACGGCTTCATGAACGAGTACTCGGTCGCGCGCCACTACCGCGACTCGAAGATCCTCGAGATCGGCGAGGGCACGAGCGAGGTGCAGCTGCTCGTCATCGCGCGCGCGCTCGGCGTCGCCTGA
- a CDS encoding SRPBCC family protein: MADDEFHVRTAIDVAAHPDRVWDALVDEPAAWWGAPYLMLGGPSSIDLPLRAGEPVVEHLGAASALWGVVTACEPGRAYSWRGQMGMGASAEGEVRIVLEPAPGGTRVTLAHDGAVLWGGEGAALERSYDAGWADLLRRLRAFVETGARYGAAGSNAAPER, translated from the coding sequence ATGGCCGACGACGAGTTCCACGTGCGCACGGCGATCGACGTCGCCGCGCATCCGGACCGCGTGTGGGACGCGCTCGTCGACGAGCCGGCGGCCTGGTGGGGCGCGCCGTACCTCATGCTCGGCGGGCCGAGCTCGATCGACCTCCCGCTGCGCGCCGGCGAGCCCGTCGTCGAGCACCTCGGCGCGGCGTCGGCCCTGTGGGGCGTCGTGACGGCGTGCGAGCCGGGGCGCGCCTACAGCTGGCGCGGCCAGATGGGGATGGGCGCGAGCGCCGAGGGCGAGGTGCGCATCGTGCTCGAGCCGGCTCCCGGCGGCACCCGCGTCACGCTCGCGCACGACGGCGCGGTGCTGTGGGGTGGCGAGGGCGCGGCGCTCGAGCGCTCCTACGACGCCGGCTGGGCCGACCTGCTGCGCCGGCTGCGAGCCTTCGTCGAGACCGGCGCACGGTACGGCGCCGCGGGGTCGAACGCGGCACCCGAGCGCTGA
- a CDS encoding bifunctional 2-methylcitrate synthase/citrate synthase, giving the protein MAEPEIKKGLAGVYADTTEISKVNPDTNSLLYRGYPVPELAATQPFEAVAYLLWHGELPDEAQLAEFRAKERRHRALPENVRTVMDALPETAHPMDVVRTAVSIVGANDPHTDDPDTDIDKAFNLFAVLPSIVAYEQRRRHGQEPIEPRDDLDYAANFLWMAFGEEADPVVVDAFNQSMILYAEHSFNASTFTARVVTSTLADLYSAVTAAIGALKGHLHGGANEAVMEVFREVGEASKADAWMQTALDEKRKIMGFGHRVYKNGDSRVPTMRAALERLVEHYDAPEVLEIYNALEQAMADRKPIKPNLDFPSGPAYALIGFDVPIFTPLFVAARVTGWTAHIIEQRANNALIRPLSAYSGPDERHVPGVDASALPEDTSTIEETE; this is encoded by the coding sequence ATGGCTGAGCCCGAGATCAAGAAGGGACTCGCTGGCGTCTACGCCGACACCACCGAGATCTCGAAGGTCAACCCCGACACCAACTCGCTGCTCTACCGCGGCTATCCGGTGCCCGAGCTCGCCGCGACCCAGCCGTTCGAGGCGGTCGCCTACCTGCTGTGGCACGGCGAGCTGCCGGACGAGGCGCAGCTGGCCGAGTTCCGCGCGAAGGAGCGCCGCCACCGCGCGCTGCCCGAGAATGTGCGGACGGTGATGGATGCGCTGCCTGAGACCGCGCACCCCATGGACGTCGTGCGCACCGCCGTCTCGATCGTCGGCGCGAACGACCCGCACACCGACGACCCCGACACCGACATCGACAAGGCGTTCAACCTCTTCGCCGTGCTGCCGTCGATCGTCGCCTACGAGCAGCGCCGCCGCCACGGCCAGGAGCCGATCGAGCCGCGCGACGACCTCGACTACGCCGCGAACTTCCTCTGGATGGCCTTCGGCGAGGAGGCCGACCCCGTCGTCGTCGACGCCTTCAACCAGTCGATGATCCTGTACGCGGAGCACTCGTTCAACGCATCCACCTTCACCGCTCGCGTGGTCACGTCGACGCTCGCCGACCTCTACTCGGCGGTCACGGCGGCGATCGGCGCGCTCAAGGGCCACCTGCACGGCGGCGCCAACGAGGCCGTCATGGAGGTCTTCCGCGAGGTCGGCGAGGCGTCGAAGGCGGATGCGTGGATGCAGACCGCGCTCGACGAGAAGCGCAAGATCATGGGCTTCGGCCACCGCGTCTACAAGAACGGCGACTCGCGGGTGCCGACGATGCGCGCGGCGCTCGAGCGGCTCGTCGAGCACTACGACGCCCCCGAGGTGCTCGAGATCTACAACGCCCTCGAGCAGGCCATGGCCGACCGGAAGCCCATCAAGCCGAACCTCGACTTCCCGTCTGGCCCGGCCTACGCCCTCATCGGCTTCGACGTGCCGATCTTCACGCCGCTGTTCGTCGCGGCGCGGGTGACGGGCTGGACGGCGCACATCATCGAGCAGCGCGCGAACAACGCGCTCATCCGACCGCTCTCGGCCTACAGCGGCCCCGACGAGCGGCACGTGCCGGGCGTCGACGCATCCGCCCTGCCCGAGGACACGTCCACGATCGAGGAGACCGAGTGA
- a CDS encoding aldo/keto reductase, which yields MTIPALALNDGRSIPQLGFGVFKVDPAETERIVSEALEAGYRHIDTAAVYRNEEGVGRAIAASGIPRDELFVTTKLWNDRRGAAEARGAMGESLEKLGLSHVDLYLIHWPTPANGSPVETWETLGELRAEGLTTSIGVSNFDERFLPEILETGLVPAVDQIELHPQFQQRAATALAAEHRIAIEAWGPLGQGKVDYSAGAIGEIAERLGVTWAQVVIAWHLAAGRIVFPKSNRRERMEENLAAAAVQLSADDIAAIDALDQGAAGRVSADPAEVS from the coding sequence GTGACCATTCCCGCGCTTGCCCTGAACGACGGCCGCAGCATCCCGCAGCTGGGCTTCGGCGTCTTCAAGGTCGACCCCGCGGAGACCGAGCGCATCGTCAGCGAGGCGCTCGAGGCCGGCTACCGCCACATCGACACCGCCGCGGTGTACCGCAACGAGGAGGGCGTGGGCCGCGCGATCGCCGCCTCCGGCATCCCGCGCGACGAGCTCTTCGTGACGACGAAGCTCTGGAACGACCGCCGCGGTGCCGCCGAGGCGCGCGGGGCGATGGGCGAGAGCCTCGAGAAGCTGGGCCTCTCGCACGTCGACCTCTACCTGATCCATTGGCCGACGCCCGCGAACGGCTCGCCCGTCGAGACGTGGGAGACGCTCGGCGAGCTGCGCGCCGAGGGGCTCACGACCTCGATCGGCGTCTCGAACTTCGACGAGCGCTTCCTGCCCGAGATCCTCGAGACCGGGCTCGTGCCGGCCGTCGATCAGATCGAGCTGCACCCGCAGTTCCAGCAGCGCGCCGCGACCGCGCTCGCCGCCGAGCACCGCATCGCGATCGAGGCGTGGGGACCGCTCGGCCAGGGCAAGGTCGACTACTCGGCCGGCGCCATCGGCGAGATCGCCGAGCGGCTCGGCGTCACGTGGGCGCAGGTCGTCATCGCGTGGCACCTCGCCGCCGGGCGCATCGTCTTCCCGAAGTCGAACCGCCGCGAGCGCATGGAGGAGAACCTCGCCGCGGCCGCCGTGCAGCTGAGCGCCGACGACATCGCGGCGATCGACGCGCTCGACCAGGGCGCGGCCGGTCGCGTCTCGGCCGACCCCGCCGAGGTCAGCTAG
- a CDS encoding alpha/beta hydrolase family protein produces the protein MPTARQTVTVPLEGAAFATSPVDRLEAIIDLPDDPWASLVLLHGAGGRATQPWMEGAAAGLADAGVAVLRASFPNAEAGRGQPEPAKRAVASWHAIMAVAREALPHEPWAGGKSFGGRMAAHAVAAGMPATGLIYLGYPLHPPGRPERLRTEHLAAIALPQRFLQGTNDPFQSGALLDDLVATLPEARIDWVDGGDHSFLVAGGDRDQPRVARALAPRITALLRD, from the coding sequence GTGCCGACCGCTCGCCAGACCGTCACCGTGCCGCTCGAGGGCGCCGCGTTCGCCACGTCGCCCGTCGACCGGCTCGAGGCCATCATCGACCTGCCCGACGACCCGTGGGCGAGCCTCGTGCTGCTGCACGGCGCGGGCGGCCGTGCGACCCAGCCCTGGATGGAGGGGGCTGCCGCGGGCCTCGCCGACGCGGGGGTGGCGGTGCTGCGGGCGAGCTTCCCCAATGCGGAGGCGGGGCGCGGCCAGCCCGAGCCCGCGAAGCGCGCGGTCGCCTCGTGGCACGCGATCATGGCGGTCGCGCGCGAGGCGCTGCCGCACGAGCCGTGGGCAGGCGGGAAGTCGTTCGGCGGCCGCATGGCGGCGCACGCCGTGGCCGCCGGGATGCCCGCGACGGGACTCATCTACCTCGGCTACCCGCTGCATCCGCCCGGCAGGCCAGAGCGGCTGCGCACCGAGCACCTCGCTGCGATCGCGCTGCCGCAGCGGTTCCTGCAGGGCACGAACGATCCGTTCCAGTCGGGCGCGCTGCTCGACGACCTCGTCGCGACGCTGCCGGAGGCGCGGATCGACTGGGTCGACGGCGGCGACCACAGCTTCCTCGTCGCGGGCGGCGACCGCGATCAGCCGCGCGTCGCCCGCGCGCTCGCGCCGCGCATCACGGCACTGCTGCGCGACTGA
- a CDS encoding DUF2695 domain-containing protein, giving the protein MEDPAAAPIVAEAEAHIGELLALWLTPRPGECLPCFLHRSVEAFGCQNDLRFASRYRDLVAPRATRLRERLEACGGYCDCEALMNVFEPARHLWTPAYEEERPGGGAVCSDAEPPERMPPCGGVRRASTRPCGNWYALRRLYSGRLRRRRW; this is encoded by the coding sequence ATGGAGGATCCCGCCGCCGCACCCATCGTCGCCGAGGCAGAAGCCCACATCGGCGAGCTGCTCGCCCTCTGGCTCACGCCCCGCCCGGGCGAGTGCCTGCCCTGCTTCCTCCACCGGTCGGTCGAAGCCTTCGGCTGCCAGAACGACCTGCGCTTCGCCAGTCGCTACCGCGATCTCGTCGCGCCGCGCGCCACGCGGCTGAGGGAGCGGCTCGAGGCCTGCGGCGGCTACTGCGACTGCGAGGCGCTCATGAACGTCTTCGAACCTGCCCGGCACCTGTGGACGCCCGCCTACGAGGAGGAGCGACCCGGCGGCGGCGCCGTCTGCTCCGACGCCGAGCCGCCGGAGCGCATGCCCCCGTGCGGCGGCGTGCGGCGCGCCTCGACGCGGCCGTGCGGCAACTGGTATGCGCTGCGGCGCCTCTACAGCGGCCGCCTGCGGCGCAGGCGGTGGTGA
- a CDS encoding NAD(P)H-dependent oxidoreductase — translation MSALVIDAHPNPASLTAALASAYADGHGDARLLALRDLDFDVHMRFGYTQRMPIEPDLADARQAIRDADHVVIATPVWWRSTPALLKGFLDRALLPQQDYRYRGMAPEGLLTGRTGRIIATSDTPPWLAALLPDTRLDQLRSGTLGLVGIKRVRMRRLGPVRTSSPEQRAAWLALVAADGARDAARGARDARRSAPVAVD, via the coding sequence ATGTCCGCCCTCGTCATCGACGCCCACCCCAACCCCGCCTCGCTCACCGCAGCGCTCGCATCCGCCTACGCCGACGGGCACGGCGACGCGCGGCTGCTCGCGCTGCGCGACCTCGACTTCGACGTGCACATGCGCTTCGGCTACACGCAGCGCATGCCGATCGAACCCGACCTCGCCGACGCCCGGCAGGCGATCCGCGACGCCGACCACGTCGTGATCGCCACGCCCGTGTGGTGGCGCTCGACGCCCGCGCTGCTCAAGGGCTTCCTCGACCGCGCGCTGCTGCCGCAGCAGGACTACCGCTACCGCGGCATGGCCCCCGAGGGGCTGCTCACCGGCCGCACCGGCCGCATCATCGCCACGAGCGATACCCCGCCGTGGCTCGCCGCCCTGCTGCCCGACACGCGGCTCGACCAGCTGCGCAGCGGCACGCTCGGGCTCGTCGGCATCAAGCGCGTGCGGATGCGGCGGCTCGGCCCGGTGCGCACGTCCAGCCCCGAGCAGCGCGCCGCGTGGCTCGCGCTCGTCGCCGCCGACGGCGCCCGCGATGCGGCTCGCGGCGCCCGCGACGCTCGCCGGTCCGCTCCGGTCGCGGTCGACTGA
- a CDS encoding TetR/AcrR family transcriptional regulator has translation MSRSASPYHHGNLPEALERAAMGLLETRPAHDISLREVAREAGVSHNAPYHHFGDRKALLKVLAERSMAALVESQTAAAAAGEPVARARALARDYVSFAARRPHAFAVIYDPSVCVPGAPTETMAPLIAAEEALLAEAVRTAVPDLAEDALPHLAAAMWGTVHGLAQLTQAGHLTLEASLAAVDALIDRVVAAR, from the coding sequence GTGTCAAGATCGGCGTCGCCCTACCACCACGGCAACCTGCCGGAGGCGCTCGAGCGCGCCGCGATGGGGCTGCTCGAGACGCGGCCCGCGCACGACATCAGCCTGCGCGAGGTCGCGCGCGAGGCGGGCGTGAGCCACAACGCGCCGTACCACCACTTCGGCGACCGGAAGGCGCTGCTCAAGGTGCTCGCCGAGCGCTCGATGGCGGCGCTCGTCGAGTCGCAGACGGCGGCGGCCGCGGCCGGCGAGCCGGTTGCGCGGGCGCGGGCGCTCGCGCGCGACTACGTGAGCTTCGCGGCGCGCCGCCCCCACGCCTTCGCGGTCATCTACGACCCGAGCGTGTGCGTGCCGGGCGCCCCGACCGAGACGATGGCACCGCTCATCGCGGCCGAGGAGGCGCTGCTGGCCGAGGCGGTGCGCACCGCCGTGCCCGACCTCGCCGAGGATGCGCTGCCGCACCTCGCCGCGGCGATGTGGGGCACCGTGCACGGGCTCGCGCAGCTGACGCAAGCGGGCCACCTCACGCTCGAGGCCTCGCTCGCCGCCGTCGACGCGCTCATCGACCGGGTCGTGGCCGCGCGCTGA
- a CDS encoding thioredoxin domain-containing protein encodes MAGHQGEQHQQTDNRLGEAASAYLRLHADNPVDWREWGDEAFAEARERGVPVLASVGYATCHWCHVMARESFADPAIGALLREGFVAVKVDREERPDVDAALMGAASAFTRHLGWPLTAFLTPEGLPFFAGTYFPPEPRQGAPAFREVLGAISQAWREQPDAVAGTAAQVQEALRSASRGSRAGAAASGIADAGDAADGAPDSVAVRAALAKVADQEDTRFGGLGEGQKFPQAPLILALATAHEAGAGASAPQPLRELAGRLLDAAAGDDAVVAGGGYSRLRGRDGGFFRYATQRDWSVPHFERMLVDNAQLLHVATQLGRETIAAGIVDFLAEVLRLPSGAFAIAEDAESLVDGERVEGGWHEPQHADAQRERPPLDRLVVTSANGLAIEALAIRALRDDDERALALAVAAAEHLLAHHAPEAGALVHASLDGVPSTAAATAADAGCLASALLALTDATGEARWATAARRILESAPDPAETTDQGPVLQLGPASDGDAPSGRRRSRAPCSSSTRSPPTPRTSSGRPACSTRDSPCRTRSRAPRRCGSRGSSRSRPARP; translated from the coding sequence ATGGCGGGCCACCAGGGCGAGCAGCACCAGCAGACCGACAACCGGCTGGGGGAGGCGGCGAGCGCCTACCTGCGGCTGCACGCCGACAACCCCGTCGACTGGCGCGAGTGGGGCGACGAGGCCTTCGCCGAGGCGCGCGAGCGCGGCGTGCCGGTGCTCGCCTCGGTCGGCTACGCCACGTGCCACTGGTGCCACGTGATGGCGCGCGAATCGTTCGCCGACCCCGCGATCGGCGCCCTGCTGCGCGAGGGCTTCGTCGCGGTCAAGGTCGACCGGGAGGAGCGGCCCGACGTCGACGCCGCCCTCATGGGCGCCGCATCCGCCTTCACCCGCCACCTCGGCTGGCCGCTCACGGCGTTCCTCACGCCCGAGGGGCTGCCGTTCTTCGCCGGCACGTACTTCCCGCCCGAGCCGCGGCAGGGCGCGCCCGCGTTCCGCGAGGTGCTCGGGGCGATCTCGCAGGCGTGGCGTGAGCAGCCGGATGCGGTGGCCGGCACCGCGGCCCAGGTGCAGGAGGCGCTGCGGTCGGCGAGCCGCGGCTCGCGCGCGGGCGCCGCCGCGAGCGGCATCGCCGATGCGGGGGACGCCGCCGACGGCGCACCCGACAGCGTCGCCGTGCGTGCGGCGCTCGCGAAGGTCGCCGATCAGGAGGACACGCGCTTCGGCGGGCTCGGCGAGGGGCAGAAGTTCCCGCAGGCGCCGCTCATCCTCGCGCTCGCGACGGCGCACGAGGCCGGCGCGGGGGCGTCGGCGCCGCAGCCGCTGCGCGAGCTCGCGGGCCGCCTGCTCGACGCCGCGGCGGGCGACGACGCGGTCGTCGCCGGGGGCGGCTACTCGCGGCTGCGCGGGCGCGACGGCGGCTTCTTCCGCTACGCGACGCAGCGCGACTGGTCGGTGCCCCACTTCGAGCGCATGCTCGTCGACAACGCGCAGCTGCTGCACGTGGCGACGCAGCTCGGCCGGGAGACGATCGCGGCGGGGATCGTCGACTTCCTCGCCGAGGTGCTGCGGCTGCCGAGCGGCGCGTTCGCGATCGCGGAGGACGCCGAGTCGCTCGTCGACGGCGAGCGCGTCGAGGGCGGCTGGCACGAACCGCAGCACGCCGACGCCCAGCGCGAGCGCCCGCCCCTCGACCGGCTCGTCGTGACGAGCGCCAACGGGCTCGCGATCGAGGCGCTCGCGATCCGCGCGCTTCGCGACGACGACGAGCGAGCGCTCGCCCTCGCGGTCGCGGCTGCCGAGCACCTCCTGGCGCACCACGCGCCCGAGGCCGGCGCGCTCGTGCACGCGAGCCTCGACGGCGTGCCGTCGACCGCCGCCGCGACCGCCGCCGACGCCGGCTGCCTCGCGAGCGCGCTGCTCGCGCTCACCGACGCGACCGGCGAGGCCCGCTGGGCGACCGCCGCCCGGCGCATCCTCGAGTCGGCGCCCGACCCCGCCGAGACGACGGACCAGGGGCCGGTGCTGCAGCTCGGGCCCGCATCCGACGGCGATGCGCCCTCGGGGAGGCGGCGCTCGCGGGCGCCTTGCAGCAGCTCTACGCGCTCACCGCCGACGCCGCGCACCTCGAGCGGGCGACCCGCCTGCTCGACGCGCGACTCGCCCTGCAGAACCCGTTCGCGGGCGCCGCGACGCTGCGGGTCGCGGGGCTCCTCGCGCAGCCGCCCCGCACGACCGTGA